Proteins from a genomic interval of Methanohalophilus levihalophilus:
- a CDS encoding class I SAM-dependent methyltransferase yields MHWGDILECLCAKVEKRKGEPVRAILFEQDLLDNSFRISSDDGYLYLPVKSKPDKSILPHPVTFEYRECESQQTQPTLEDMLGYSPSFEIVGEIAIIDAEELEAEKVAVALLKFRPQLKTVLGEGSAIEGEFRVRPMQLIAGEDSTETIHKDHGCLYAVDIAKVYFSPRLSTERQRIADQIGPNDVVVDMFAGVGPYSIPAAKRCRKVYAVDKNPEAVKFLKKNIELNKLDNVEAMVADAHDLPDIFGQIADHVIMNLPHNASDFLEEAVALAKPGGVIHYYAMSHEDSLFEPSLDLIRKAASNAGRSVEVVETRTVRSYAPHQYNICIDARIV; encoded by the coding sequence TTGCATTGGGGTGATATTCTGGAATGTCTGTGTGCCAAAGTTGAGAAAAGGAAGGGTGAACCTGTACGAGCGATTCTTTTTGAGCAGGATTTACTTGACAACTCTTTCAGGATTAGCTCGGATGATGGATACCTTTACCTTCCGGTGAAATCAAAGCCTGATAAGTCAATTCTTCCGCATCCCGTAACTTTTGAGTATCGTGAATGTGAATCACAGCAAACCCAGCCTACACTGGAAGATATGCTCGGTTACTCTCCGTCATTTGAGATAGTTGGCGAAATTGCAATAATTGATGCAGAAGAATTGGAAGCTGAAAAGGTGGCCGTTGCTCTTCTCAAGTTCCGGCCTCAACTTAAAACAGTACTGGGTGAAGGTTCAGCTATCGAAGGAGAATTCAGGGTTCGTCCAATGCAACTGATTGCCGGAGAAGATAGCACCGAGACCATCCACAAGGATCACGGTTGTCTTTATGCGGTGGATATTGCTAAAGTGTATTTCTCCCCACGTTTATCCACAGAGAGGCAGAGAATTGCTGATCAGATCGGTCCGAATGATGTGGTTGTGGACATGTTCGCAGGTGTGGGTCCTTACAGCATCCCGGCTGCAAAGCGATGCAGGAAAGTCTATGCTGTTGATAAAAATCCTGAAGCTGTCAAATTCCTGAAAAAGAACATTGAATTAAACAAGCTGGATAACGTGGAAGCAATGGTTGCCGATGCACATGATCTTCCGGATATCTTCGGGCAAATTGCCGACCATGTGATCATGAATCTTCCACACAATGCTTCGGATTTCCTGGAGGAAGCCGTAGCCCTCGCAAAACCGGGTGGTGTAATCCACTACTATGCAATGTCACATGAGGATTCGTTGTTCGAGCCTTCTCTGGATCTCATCAGGAAAGCTGCTTCAAATGCTGGCAGAAGTGTGGAAGTGGTGGAAACCCGCACAGTTCGATCCTATGCTCCGCATCAATACAATATCTGTATCGATGCCAGAATCGTTTAA
- a CDS encoding 2TM domain-containing protein, whose product MEEKDEKLLRAQKRVKEIKGFYLHLAIYSVIMLLLFFIDYSAGGGWWVQWPIIGWGIAVMIHGITISKFGKGWEDKKIKDIMEKEK is encoded by the coding sequence ATGGAAGAAAAAGATGAAAAATTATTACGCGCTCAGAAACGAGTAAAGGAAATCAAAGGTTTTTACCTCCATCTAGCAATATACTCAGTAATTATGCTCCTCCTATTTTTTATTGATTATTCTGCTGGAGGGGGTTGGTGGGTTCAATGGCCGATTATTGGATGGGGAATCGCTGTAATGATACATGGAATTACTATAAGCAAATTTGGTAAAGGTTGGGAAGATAAAAAGATAAAAGATATTATGGAAAAAGAGAAATGA
- a CDS encoding acyltransferase family protein encodes MNSRDYYIDYLRLLVIVSIVILHSAVTYSGFGNWHFIDESPIDDLSKLVSALFICFTYSYSMSFLFLIAAYYAANSYSRKGKMNFINGRIYRLGLPVGLFSFFIYPLTMYFLYVAGEKEALNFKEYLLSGHFLSGTGPLWFALALLIFSLFYAAIGRKQNVTAKNLPGIKVTIIAILLVGTASFLLRLIFPMGVEILNMPISNFAYYIALFVVGIKAYQYDWFNQIEYNYAKKWLGSTFVIGIVGWFAIMLFSGVFEQSEAVLSGGFNWPSYSYSVWESFLIFGMSIGLLGTFKRKINKTNKLMVILSKNSFSVYVWHTPILVGVSLMLRDITIYPLLKIAIVALTTLSFSFFLSHYVFRKAPLVKEIM; translated from the coding sequence ATGAATAGCAGAGACTACTATATTGACTATTTAAGATTACTTGTTATAGTGTCCATAGTAATTTTGCATTCTGCTGTTACTTATAGTGGTTTTGGGAATTGGCACTTCATTGATGAGTCGCCTATTGACGATCTTTCAAAATTGGTTTCTGCATTATTCATATGTTTTACATATAGTTACTCAATGAGTTTTTTATTTTTGATAGCAGCGTACTATGCAGCCAATTCTTATTCCAGAAAGGGAAAAATGAATTTCATTAATGGAAGAATATACAGATTAGGTTTGCCAGTAGGGCTTTTCTCTTTTTTTATCTATCCTCTGACAATGTATTTTTTGTATGTGGCTGGAGAGAAAGAAGCTCTAAACTTTAAAGAATACTTGCTTTCGGGTCATTTCTTAAGTGGAACAGGCCCTTTATGGTTTGCTCTTGCATTGCTTATATTTTCTCTTTTTTATGCAGCAATTGGTAGAAAACAAAACGTAACAGCAAAAAACTTGCCGGGCATTAAAGTAACAATCATTGCAATTCTTTTAGTTGGAACAGCAAGTTTCCTGCTTAGGTTAATTTTCCCGATGGGTGTCGAAATTTTGAATATGCCCATAAGCAACTTTGCATATTATATTGCTTTGTTTGTTGTTGGGATAAAAGCTTATCAGTACGATTGGTTCAACCAAATTGAATATAATTATGCGAAAAAGTGGTTGGGCTCAACTTTTGTGATAGGTATAGTTGGCTGGTTTGCTATCATGCTATTCAGTGGAGTCTTCGAGCAAAGTGAAGCTGTTTTAAGTGGAGGATTTAACTGGCCGAGTTATTCATATTCTGTTTGGGAAAGTTTTCTAATCTTTGGTATGTCTATTGGCCTACTTGGAACGTTTAAAAGGAAAATCAACAAAACAAACAAACTAATGGTTATATTGTCTAAAAACAGTTTCAGTGTTTACGTTTGGCATACGCCCATTTTAGTTGGTGTTTCACTTATGTTAAGAGATATCACAATCTATCCCTTGCTAAAAATAGCTATAGTTGCACTTACCACATTATCATTTAGTTTCTTCCTATCTCATTATGTTTTCAGGAAAGCTCCTTTGGTCAAAGAAATTATGTGA
- a CDS encoding DUF2070 family protein, whose amino-acid sequence MSDNIDVFKRVIFSIPSMQTVIGAIIVSGIFYGVFINIGLTYFSGIEFSPRHLIETIFLVFIIPTLIIGELYHRFFEEYPRKWSYFIGLFNEFVLFSHGMIITATNGAGIVNSWNVFWLALMTIFFINYIVLIATLGYEYSKRITLLSLVHPLMILATFHAFIGRKQHIGYTTYAENLEVLLIAAMAVLLAFLLAEYLISTNVNVSAVKLFSGLMHKKQEILDLGYPVRPDVQTILIKNESGELTIAAPWIHPGPLEGFGGGRASTDIIRHLNDSNEGFFFHVPSTHKDDPANPKDITKIIDAFTTPKTCPKASKLLKRDYGKLIFFGRKLGYQKIVYMEAEEFGDYETPVFREILDLDEVVIVDLHNHMRNEEPDAQLTYGTEKAGYFRDKLLEFLKDLDEETLYDYYVGYSTETDGTPKFAMVEKVEGQKILIFGTEGNGISEEMVEIKERYKDQFDDIILFTTDTHSSIHKMIAEEHVDTEKLAAVIEKANQNISKGSAGFSNQQAETMNLLKDDYLGLAYSINILARLIPLTLLLVYIAMILWIL is encoded by the coding sequence ATGTCAGACAATATAGACGTATTCAAACGAGTGATCTTCAGCATCCCCTCAATGCAGACAGTCATTGGGGCAATTATTGTATCAGGCATTTTTTATGGAGTTTTCATAAACATCGGACTTACCTACTTTTCCGGAATTGAATTCAGCCCCAGACACCTTATTGAAACAATTTTTTTAGTTTTTATTATTCCGACCCTGATTATCGGTGAGCTGTACCATCGCTTTTTTGAGGAATATCCCCGAAAATGGAGCTACTTCATTGGTCTATTTAATGAGTTTGTACTTTTCTCCCACGGCATGATTATTACGGCTACCAATGGTGCAGGTATCGTAAATTCATGGAACGTTTTCTGGCTTGCGCTAATGACTATTTTCTTTATTAACTACATAGTCCTGATTGCAACACTTGGATATGAGTATTCCAAGAGAATAACACTTTTGAGCCTGGTTCATCCCCTGATGATACTGGCGACATTCCATGCTTTCATCGGGAGAAAACAACACATTGGATATACAACCTATGCCGAAAACCTTGAAGTGCTTCTCATAGCTGCAATGGCAGTACTGCTTGCTTTCCTGCTGGCAGAATACCTGATTAGTACTAACGTGAATGTTTCTGCGGTGAAGCTTTTTTCGGGACTTATGCACAAGAAGCAAGAGATATTGGATCTTGGTTATCCCGTAAGACCTGATGTCCAGACAATACTTATTAAAAACGAAAGCGGTGAACTTACTATTGCAGCCCCCTGGATACATCCAGGCCCTCTTGAAGGATTCGGGGGCGGAAGAGCCTCAACTGATATTATTCGCCACCTGAACGATAGCAATGAGGGTTTTTTCTTCCATGTACCTTCCACACACAAGGATGACCCTGCAAATCCAAAAGATATTACCAAAATTATCGATGCTTTTACTACACCAAAAACCTGTCCAAAGGCTTCAAAATTGCTTAAAAGAGATTACGGAAAGTTGATCTTCTTTGGAAGGAAATTGGGATATCAAAAGATTGTTTACATGGAAGCCGAGGAATTTGGAGATTATGAAACCCCGGTTTTCAGGGAAATACTTGATCTTGACGAAGTTGTAATTGTGGATCTTCATAACCATATGAGAAACGAAGAACCCGATGCTCAGCTTACATACGGCACTGAAAAGGCGGGTTATTTCCGGGATAAACTGCTTGAATTTCTAAAAGATCTGGATGAGGAAACATTGTACGACTACTATGTAGGATATTCAACAGAAACCGATGGAACTCCTAAATTTGCAATGGTTGAGAAAGTAGAAGGCCAAAAAATCCTGATCTTTGGAACCGAAGGGAACGGTATTTCAGAAGAGATGGTTGAAATAAAGGAAAGATATAAGGATCAATTTGATGACATAATACTCTTTACTACCGATACCCACAGCAGCATTCACAAGATGATTGCCGAGGAGCATGTGGATACGGAAAAATTGGCAGCAGTAATCGAAAAGGCCAATCAGAACATTTCAAAAGGCAGTGCCGGATTTTCAAACCAGCAGGCAGAAACAATGAACCTGCTAAAAGACGATTACCTGGGCCTTGCATACAGCATCAATATCCTTGCAAGACTTATTCCATTGACTCTGCTTCTGGTATATATTGCCATGATTTTATGGATATTATGA